The Streptomyces europaeiscabiei genome window below encodes:
- a CDS encoding bifunctional serine/threonine-protein kinase/ABC transporter substrate-binding protein, with amino-acid sequence MEPLRTTDPSRLGDYRLLRRLGAGGMGVVFLARAPGGAFAAVKVVRASYADDAGFRARFRREIEVARQVDSPWVVPLLGADADAEDPWLATAFVPGPSLTEALEDHGPWSPASVCVLGLRLAEALDAVHRAGLVHRDVKPGNLLLAPDGPRLIDFGIARTPEGTALTSTGVIVGSPGFLSPEQARARGAGVGPPSDVFSLGCVLAFAATGVRPFGGGAAAGMLLRTVYDDPELAGLPAALEPVVRACLDKDPARRPTAVEVGAALDAAVPADRERWLPEPVTRLIADRSAIVLAMGAIEPTRVSAPASTARGDAVAVTKGPMGSDAVTVTSLKRPEAVPPGASRRRFLALGSTGAAGVLAAGGGAWWWSNRGGRKAGAGASPSSAPRTELAVAFQGDLSSATGEVGRAQLNGARLAVARVNADADRPLRLKLRAYDDGGEPDRTLDRARRLVADKRVLAVLGPTSDDCFLATETTYTKAVLPVVTVSVGVTAQVREAGLSTLRSHAQLSPTDELLAAPCNVYLSGKVDARKVFLVDDRAEGDFAWALCNFIQRALGRDGRDTSVTSVAAGKFDATALATKVVTDRADAVVFSGGQERAGAFAAALRGAGFSGARVATQRAFGTRFLKSAGPAADGWVFATTFIDPTAAPAARAFTKAYEARYGERPGWYAAEAYDAVLFLAEVCASGDSPLTERGAIVRRMREVAYKGISRTVAYTSANGYNHDALFLFRVVDREFDFLGQYQQADV; translated from the coding sequence ATGGAGCCGCTGCGTACCACCGATCCGTCGCGGCTGGGCGACTACCGCCTGCTGCGACGGCTCGGTGCCGGAGGCATGGGCGTCGTCTTCCTGGCCCGCGCACCGGGCGGGGCCTTCGCCGCGGTCAAGGTCGTACGGGCGTCCTACGCGGACGACGCGGGGTTCCGGGCCCGGTTCCGCCGGGAGATCGAGGTGGCCCGGCAGGTGGACAGCCCCTGGGTGGTCCCGTTGCTGGGCGCGGACGCCGACGCGGAGGATCCGTGGCTGGCGACCGCGTTCGTACCGGGTCCCTCGCTCACGGAGGCGCTGGAGGATCACGGGCCGTGGTCGCCGGCGTCCGTGTGCGTGCTGGGGCTGCGGCTCGCCGAGGCACTGGACGCCGTCCACCGGGCGGGGCTGGTGCACCGCGACGTGAAGCCGGGCAACCTGTTGCTGGCCCCGGACGGTCCGCGCCTGATCGACTTCGGTATCGCGCGCACGCCGGAGGGTACGGCGCTCACGTCCACCGGCGTCATCGTGGGCTCGCCCGGTTTCCTGTCGCCCGAGCAGGCCCGGGCGCGCGGCGCGGGGGTCGGCCCGCCCAGCGATGTCTTCTCGCTGGGCTGCGTCCTGGCCTTCGCCGCGACCGGCGTACGGCCGTTCGGCGGCGGCGCGGCCGCCGGGATGCTGTTGCGCACGGTCTACGACGATCCGGAGCTGGCCGGCCTCCCGGCGGCGCTGGAACCGGTCGTACGGGCGTGCCTGGACAAGGACCCGGCGCGGCGGCCGACCGCCGTCGAGGTCGGTGCGGCGCTCGACGCGGCCGTGCCCGCCGACCGGGAGCGGTGGCTGCCGGAGCCGGTGACCCGGCTGATCGCGGACCGGTCCGCGATCGTGCTCGCCATGGGCGCGATCGAACCGACCCGGGTGTCGGCACCGGCCTCGACCGCGCGTGGGGACGCCGTCGCGGTCACGAAGGGTCCGATGGGCTCGGACGCGGTGACGGTGACGTCCCTGAAGCGGCCGGAAGCCGTGCCCCCGGGCGCGAGCCGCCGCCGGTTCCTGGCGCTCGGCTCCACGGGGGCGGCGGGGGTGCTGGCGGCCGGCGGCGGAGCCTGGTGGTGGAGCAACCGTGGCGGCAGGAAGGCCGGCGCGGGCGCCTCACCGTCGTCCGCCCCACGCACCGAACTCGCCGTGGCCTTCCAGGGCGACCTCTCCAGCGCGACCGGCGAGGTCGGGCGGGCCCAGCTCAACGGCGCCCGGCTGGCCGTGGCGCGCGTCAACGCCGACGCCGACCGGCCGTTGCGGCTGAAACTTCGGGCGTACGACGACGGGGGCGAGCCCGACCGGACCCTGGACCGGGCCCGACGGCTCGTGGCGGACAAGCGGGTCCTCGCGGTGCTGGGGCCCACCTCGGACGACTGCTTCCTCGCCACGGAGACCACGTACACCAAGGCCGTGCTGCCCGTGGTCACCGTTTCGGTGGGGGTGACGGCGCAGGTCAGGGAGGCCGGCCTGTCCACACTGCGTTCGCATGCACAACTGTCGCCGACCGATGAGTTGCTCGCCGCCCCGTGCAACGTCTATCTCTCGGGCAAGGTCGACGCCCGCAAGGTGTTCCTGGTCGACGACCGGGCCGAGGGCGACTTCGCCTGGGCCCTCTGCAACTTCATCCAGCGGGCACTGGGCCGTGACGGGAGGGACACGAGCGTCACGAGTGTCGCCGCAGGCAAGTTCGACGCCACCGCGCTCGCCACGAAGGTCGTCACGGATCGCGCGGACGCGGTCGTGTTCAGCGGGGGCCAGGAGCGGGCGGGTGCCTTCGCGGCGGCGCTGCGCGGGGCCGGGTTCTCCGGGGCCCGGGTCGCGACCCAACGGGCCTTCGGCACACGGTTCTTGAAGAGCGCGGGCCCGGCAGCCGACGGCTGGGTGTTCGCCACCACCTTCATCGATCCGACGGCCGCCCCGGCGGCCCGCGCGTTCACCAAGGCGTACGAGGCACGGTACGGGGAGCGTCCAGGCTGGTACGCGGCGGAGGCGTACGACGCGGTGTTGTTCCTGGCCGAGGTGTGCGCGAGCGGGGACTCGCCCCTGACGGAACGCGGGGCGATCGTACGTCGTATGCGCGAGGTGGCCTACAAGGGCATCAGCCGGACCGTCGCGTACACCTCGGCCAACGGATACAACCACGACGCGCTGTTCCTGTTCCGTGTGGTCGACCGGGAGTTCGACTTTCTCGGGCAGTACCAGCAGGCGGATGTGTGA
- a CDS encoding protein kinase domain-containing protein: MERLRSSDPARIADHRLLGRLGAGGMGVVYLARTSAGSLVALKVLAAEYAEDAGFRGRFRREVEVARRISSPWAVPLVDADADAEAPWLATAYVPGPSLAEAVAAHGPLTEHGLRILGGRLALALGEVHRAGLVHRDLKPGNVLLAPDGPRLIDFGIARAPEDTSLTATGFVVGTPGYLSPEQAEGRGGQTIGAPSDVFSLGCVLAFAATGRPPFGAGALDALLYRAVHDPADLDGVPAALVDLLSRCLEKDPVRRPEVEEVVRELLPGDSAEGGVSGEGMESSAPGGAADGPDAGSGETPAETPAEAADDEGGTAAEGADDEAEVRDTEVRETPAEPADAPGTVPASWLPEEVIRLIARRSTEALALPDIDHTEISADPPPAGTAPGGGSPKGSGPRRSASDDDTASPASGTDDTRPTAATDPPEAPARRRILLAGAGALLAAGGATTWWALGRDDGSGAKKPAVASRRPAYTVALHGDLSGDQRATGKAQERGLRLAVEEFNARRDAPFQVDVRAVDDAGDPAESARLAKRLADDPSVLAVVGPTTDATAMSALVAYDAALLPVLAVSPGAIALVVQGFRSFLHTRLPDSVLPVYLDAVLRSTRPRRIGLVVDRAADDYGAEVSSSLSRQLHTAGQPFLPRVVSTLRSGFGDTVDDLLAVGTDSFAFAGLPDRGASFARTLSERGFSGARASGPALLDPRFLTAAKEAAEGWTIVAPVVDPTDIPEAKAFVSAYRKRWKKAPPRYAAEAYDVTSMVLKSLGDLPSKSRTREELLTALRAAKYQGVTRTYGFQKNGLPTIDGTGAYLWRVEDGAFVYGGPAPLTA; the protein is encoded by the coding sequence ATGGAGCGGCTGCGTTCCTCCGATCCCGCGCGGATCGCCGACCACCGTCTGCTCGGCCGGCTCGGCGCCGGCGGCATGGGCGTCGTGTATCTCGCGCGCACGTCGGCCGGCTCGCTGGTGGCGCTCAAGGTGCTGGCGGCGGAGTACGCCGAGGACGCGGGTTTCCGGGGACGGTTCCGGCGTGAGGTCGAGGTCGCCCGGCGCATCAGCAGCCCGTGGGCGGTGCCGCTGGTGGACGCCGACGCGGACGCGGAGGCGCCCTGGCTGGCGACGGCGTACGTACCCGGTCCGTCCCTCGCCGAGGCGGTGGCCGCGCACGGGCCGCTCACCGAGCACGGGCTGCGGATCCTCGGGGGCCGGCTGGCGCTGGCGCTGGGCGAGGTCCACCGGGCGGGGCTGGTCCACCGGGACCTCAAGCCGGGCAACGTCCTGCTCGCGCCGGACGGGCCCCGGCTCATCGACTTCGGAATAGCCAGGGCGCCCGAGGACACCTCGCTCACGGCGACGGGGTTCGTGGTCGGCACGCCCGGCTATCTCTCGCCGGAGCAGGCCGAAGGGCGTGGCGGTCAGACCATCGGCGCGCCCAGCGACGTGTTCTCCCTCGGCTGTGTCCTGGCGTTCGCGGCGACGGGCCGCCCGCCGTTCGGCGCGGGGGCACTCGACGCGCTCCTCTACCGGGCCGTGCACGACCCGGCCGACCTCGACGGTGTCCCGGCCGCGCTGGTTGACCTGCTGTCCCGCTGCCTGGAGAAGGACCCGGTTCGCCGACCCGAGGTGGAGGAGGTCGTACGGGAGTTGCTGCCCGGAGACTCCGCGGAGGGCGGAGTCTCCGGGGAGGGGATGGAGAGTTCGGCTCCCGGAGGGGCGGCGGACGGCCCGGACGCAGGGTCCGGTGAGACACCCGCCGAGACGCCTGCCGAGGCCGCGGACGACGAGGGGGGCACGGCCGCCGAGGGCGCGGACGACGAGGCCGAGGTCCGCGATACCGAAGTCCGCGAGACGCCGGCCGAGCCCGCCGACGCGCCTGGCACCGTCCCCGCCTCCTGGCTCCCCGAGGAGGTCATCAGGCTGATCGCCCGGCGTTCGACCGAAGCGCTCGCGCTGCCGGACATCGACCACACCGAGATCTCGGCCGACCCCCCGCCCGCGGGCACCGCCCCGGGCGGCGGGTCCCCGAAGGGGAGCGGTCCGCGGCGCTCCGCCTCCGACGACGACACCGCGTCCCCGGCGTCCGGCACCGACGACACCCGGCCCACGGCGGCCACCGACCCGCCCGAAGCGCCGGCGAGGCGTCGCATCCTGCTCGCCGGCGCGGGCGCGCTCCTCGCCGCAGGGGGCGCCACGACCTGGTGGGCCCTGGGCAGGGACGACGGCTCGGGCGCCAAGAAGCCGGCCGTCGCCTCCCGGCGCCCCGCCTACACCGTCGCGCTGCACGGCGACCTCAGCGGCGACCAGCGCGCCACCGGCAAGGCCCAGGAACGCGGACTGCGGCTGGCCGTCGAGGAGTTCAACGCGCGACGCGACGCCCCCTTCCAGGTGGACGTGCGGGCCGTGGACGACGCCGGCGACCCGGCCGAATCGGCCCGGCTCGCGAAGCGACTCGCCGATGACCCTTCCGTCCTCGCCGTGGTCGGCCCGACCACGGACGCGACCGCCATGTCCGCGCTGGTCGCGTACGACGCCGCCCTCCTGCCCGTACTCGCGGTGTCCCCCGGCGCCATCGCCCTCGTCGTGCAGGGCTTCCGCTCGTTCCTGCACACACGGCTGCCCGACTCTGTGCTACCCGTCTACCTCGACGCGGTCCTGCGGAGCACCCGCCCGCGCAGGATCGGTCTGGTCGTCGACCGGGCCGCCGACGACTACGGCGCTGAGGTCAGCAGCAGCTTGAGCAGGCAACTGCACACGGCCGGGCAGCCGTTCCTGCCCCGCGTGGTCAGCACCCTGCGGTCCGGCTTCGGGGACACGGTGGACGATCTCTTGGCCGTCGGCACCGACTCCTTCGCCTTCGCCGGTCTGCCCGACCGGGGCGCGTCGTTCGCCCGGACGCTCAGCGAGCGCGGCTTCTCCGGTGCCCGCGCCTCCGGACCGGCCCTGCTCGACCCGCGTTTCCTCACGGCCGCGAAGGAGGCCGCCGAGGGGTGGACGATCGTCGCACCGGTCGTCGACCCGACGGACATCCCCGAGGCGAAGGCGTTCGTGAGCGCCTACCGGAAGCGGTGGAAGAAGGCGCCGCCCCGGTACGCGGCGGAGGCCTACGACGTGACCTCCATGGTGCTCAAGTCGCTCGGGGACCTCCCGTCCAAGAGCCGTACCCGCGAGGAACTGCTCACCGCGCTGCGGGCCGCCAAGTACCAGGGCGTCACCAGGACGTACGGGTTCCAGAAGAACGGCCTGCCGACCATCGACGGCACCGGCGCCTACCTCTGGCGTGTCGAGGACGGGGCGTTCGTGTACGGCGGCCCCGCGCCGTTGACAGCCTGA
- a CDS encoding phytoene desaturase family protein encodes MFRTNVQNAGRDTDSCGEGHTSRHTGSRADVVVIGGGMAGMATALRLQAAGLSTIVLEAHGHAGGCAGYYRKRGFSFDVGATTLVDFGPGGVGGELLDSVGIPLLDAQELPGYQAHLPDRQIVLHRDQTAWHAERLRTLGDSERHRAFWDLLDRLAHTFWRASRAGVRLPIRGPADALHDLRAVGWSGLPYARHLNRTLGDALRDHGLRADAALVGLLAMLVEDTVHTGVDDAPLINAALGVTIRGAGLSRHNGGMHGFWRVLVGRYRELGGSLRTACRVTQIRHAAGGYRLTTRQGSFHARRIVSAVPAVTTAAICAGLPVAPRLRRYLRRDADAVGGASVVFLGVPESEVADRTLTHHQLLRSYDRPLGDGNNMFVSVSAPGDPLSAPPGHRAVMISTHTDLVDWRDLGPAEYEQRKKETGEQLLAHARRVYPRLGERAVIAQTGTPRSYERFAFRPQGAVGGVRQRLANTNQHAIPHDLGGPGLWLVGDSTWPGLGTVACVLGSRIVAEGLLKERRRAG; translated from the coding sequence ATGTTCAGAACAAACGTTCAGAACGCGGGCCGTGATACGGACAGTTGCGGCGAGGGGCACACCAGCAGGCACACCGGCAGCCGCGCCGACGTGGTGGTGATCGGCGGCGGGATGGCCGGCATGGCGACGGCGCTGCGCCTGCAGGCGGCGGGTCTGTCCACGATCGTGCTGGAGGCGCACGGCCACGCGGGCGGCTGTGCCGGCTACTACCGCAAGCGCGGCTTCTCCTTCGACGTGGGCGCGACCACCCTGGTCGACTTCGGCCCCGGAGGCGTCGGCGGCGAACTCCTCGACAGCGTCGGCATTCCCCTGCTGGACGCACAGGAACTACCGGGCTACCAGGCACACCTGCCGGACCGACAGATCGTGCTCCACCGTGATCAGACCGCCTGGCACGCCGAACGGCTGCGCACGCTCGGCGACAGCGAGCGGCATCGCGCGTTCTGGGACCTGCTCGACCGGCTCGCGCACACCTTCTGGCGCGCCAGCCGGGCGGGCGTACGGCTGCCGATCCGCGGCCCCGCCGACGCCCTCCACGACCTGCGGGCGGTCGGCTGGTCCGGACTCCCGTACGCCCGGCACCTGAACCGGACCCTGGGGGACGCGCTGCGGGACCACGGCCTGCGCGCGGACGCCGCGCTGGTCGGGCTGCTCGCCATGCTCGTCGAGGACACCGTCCACACGGGTGTCGACGACGCCCCCCTCATCAACGCGGCGCTCGGGGTGACCATCCGGGGCGCGGGCCTCAGCAGACACAACGGCGGCATGCACGGCTTCTGGCGCGTGCTGGTCGGGCGCTACCGAGAGCTGGGCGGCTCACTCCGGACCGCCTGCCGTGTCACGCAGATCCGACACGCGGCCGGTGGCTACCGGTTGACGACCCGGCAAGGGAGCTTCCACGCCCGCCGGATCGTCAGCGCGGTCCCCGCCGTCACCACGGCGGCGATCTGCGCCGGGCTCCCCGTCGCCCCCAGACTCCGGAGATACCTGCGACGCGACGCGGATGCCGTCGGCGGCGCATCGGTCGTCTTCCTCGGAGTCCCCGAATCCGAGGTCGCGGACCGGACACTGACCCACCATCAACTGCTCCGGTCCTACGACCGTCCCCTCGGCGACGGCAACAACATGTTCGTCTCCGTGTCCGCCCCCGGAGACCCGCTCAGCGCACCGCCCGGCCATCGCGCCGTGATGATCTCCACCCACACCGACCTCGTCGACTGGCGCGACCTCGGCCCGGCGGAGTACGAGCAACGCAAGAAGGAGACCGGGGAACAACTCCTAGCCCACGCACGGCGCGTGTACCCCCGGCTCGGGGAACGCGCCGTGATCGCCCAGACCGGGACGCCCCGCAGCTACGAACGGTTCGCCTTCCGGCCGCAGGGCGCGGTCGGCGGCGTACGCCAGCGCCTGGCCAACACCAACCAGCACGCGATTCCGCACGACCTCGGCGGCCCCGGCCTGTGGCTGGTGGGCGACTCGACGTGGCCGGGCCTCGGCACCGTCGCCTGTGTGCTGGGCAGCCGCATCGTCGCCGAAGGACTGCTGAAGGAGAGAAGACGCGCGGGATGA
- a CDS encoding fatty acid desaturase family protein, whose product MTASENPGPAGPPSPPAPGLPTLAELGEDLLVTTRRRRIVALVRPGAGVLAFAGAVWLGWWWLTPVIVFGIFVAVVTVTHDVVHRTIGLSPRATDWALFAMGLALLESGHAYRATHTQHHRLFPHPDDPEGHPAELSLLGAICHGPVFLVRLWFWSYRRGRDRRWLLAEAVAPFAAPVGGVLLLPYTPGLLVYTVMAIVGSWVYPLLTVYLPHHDYGDTPLTQTRTLRGRIIPAVFLELTYHLEHHLYPRVPSHHLPELARRLEGHFAAHGVRPVRVV is encoded by the coding sequence ATGACCGCATCCGAGAACCCAGGACCCGCCGGGCCACCGAGCCCCCCGGCCCCCGGTCTGCCGACCCTGGCCGAACTCGGCGAGGATCTGCTCGTCACCACTCGCCGGCGGCGGATCGTCGCGCTGGTCCGGCCGGGCGCCGGAGTGCTGGCCTTCGCCGGCGCGGTGTGGCTCGGCTGGTGGTGGCTGACACCCGTGATCGTGTTCGGGATCTTCGTCGCCGTCGTGACCGTCACCCACGACGTGGTGCACCGCACGATCGGCCTGTCGCCACGCGCCACCGACTGGGCGCTGTTCGCGATGGGACTGGCCCTGCTGGAGAGCGGCCACGCCTACCGCGCCACGCACACCCAGCACCACCGCCTCTTCCCCCACCCCGACGACCCGGAGGGCCATCCCGCCGAACTGTCCCTCCTGGGCGCGATCTGTCACGGCCCCGTGTTCCTCGTTCGCCTCTGGTTCTGGTCCTACCGGCGCGGACGGGACCGGCGCTGGCTGCTGGCGGAGGCCGTGGCCCCGTTCGCCGCGCCGGTCGGGGGAGTGCTGCTCCTGCCGTACACGCCGGGACTGCTGGTCTATACGGTGATGGCGATCGTCGGAAGCTGGGTGTACCCGCTCCTGACGGTGTATCTGCCGCACCACGACTACGGAGACACCCCGTTGACGCAGACCCGCACGCTGCGCGGGAGGATCATCCCCGCCGTCTTCCTGGAACTCACGTACCACCTGGAGCACCACCTCTACCCGCGGGTGCCCAGCCACCACCTCCCGGAACTGGCGCGCAGACTCGAAGGCCACTTCGCCGCCCACGGAGTACGGCCGGTGCGCGTTGTCTGA
- a CDS encoding TetR/AcrR family transcriptional regulator, whose product MSDTRGTPETGNGRGAQGARGTRDRVLEAALVCLVRNGYGGTTARAIAQAGDFAPGVIYYHFADLDDLLVAALERTSGARIDRYRAELSGIDRAVPAIARLRELYDEDTETGHIAAVQELYAGARPGTRLAAQLALETRKWEDLAEEQLTVLLRGKPLASVVRVRVLAGAAVAFYLGMETLTHLDGDRSRPATLFAQAARLAAIFDRVPRLKRRARRVR is encoded by the coding sequence TTGTCTGACACCCGCGGCACCCCCGAAACGGGCAACGGCCGTGGCGCTCAAGGTGCTCGTGGCACCCGTGACCGGGTCCTGGAAGCCGCCCTCGTCTGCCTGGTCCGCAACGGCTACGGCGGGACCACCGCGCGGGCGATAGCCCAGGCGGGCGACTTCGCACCCGGAGTGATCTACTACCACTTCGCGGACCTGGACGACCTGTTGGTGGCGGCGCTGGAACGGACCAGCGGAGCCCGCATCGACCGCTACCGGGCCGAACTGTCCGGTATCGACCGTGCCGTTCCCGCGATCGCACGGCTGCGCGAGCTGTACGACGAGGACACCGAGACCGGGCACATCGCCGCAGTCCAGGAGCTGTACGCCGGGGCGAGACCCGGAACACGGCTGGCGGCCCAACTGGCCCTTGAAACCCGGAAATGGGAGGACCTGGCCGAGGAACAGCTCACGGTCCTCCTGCGCGGCAAACCCCTCGCGTCCGTCGTCCGGGTTCGCGTACTCGCCGGCGCCGCGGTGGCCTTCTACCTCGGTATGGAAACCCTCACCCACCTCGACGGCGACCGTTCCCGCCCGGCCACCCTCTTCGCCCAGGCAGCCCGGCTCGCCGCGATCTTCGACCGCGTACCCCGCCTGAAGAGACGGGCGCGCCGGGTGCGCTGA
- a CDS encoding GNAT family N-acetyltransferase has product MSVNVPHPPPPPTPRLALRQMTEDDLDDMAALLGDPDVMRHYPRPRTREEALAWIDWNQGLYRREGYGLWLVTLRATGEFVGDCGLTPQEIEGVTELEVGYRVRAGLQGHGYATEAAAACRDHARDVLHAKRLVAIIRPDNRPSQRVAEKIGLPFERDAISRSGLPVHIHAASL; this is encoded by the coding sequence ATGTCCGTGAACGTCCCCCACCCACCCCCGCCGCCCACCCCGAGGCTCGCCCTCCGGCAGATGACGGAGGACGACCTCGACGACATGGCCGCGCTGCTCGGGGACCCGGACGTGATGCGCCACTACCCTCGCCCCCGGACCCGGGAGGAAGCCCTGGCCTGGATCGACTGGAACCAGGGCCTCTACCGGCGGGAGGGGTACGGACTCTGGCTGGTCACTCTCCGCGCCACCGGCGAGTTCGTCGGCGACTGCGGTCTGACACCGCAGGAGATCGAAGGAGTCACCGAGTTGGAGGTCGGCTACCGCGTCCGGGCCGGCCTTCAGGGGCACGGCTACGCCACCGAGGCGGCGGCAGCCTGCCGTGACCACGCCCGCGACGTCCTCCACGCGAAGCGGCTCGTCGCGATCATCCGCCCCGACAACCGCCCGTCCCAACGGGTCGCGGAGAAGATCGGCCTCCCCTTCGAACGCGACGCGATCTCCCGCTCGGGCCTCCCGGTCCACATCCACGCCGCGTCCCTGTGA
- a CDS encoding MFS transporter, whose protein sequence is MSERVIPDAERRAVGKFLRRMLPILVLMLLINQMDRTNVGFVQDELRADVGVSATAYGLGAGLFFIGYALFEVPSNMLLERFGARVWLTRIMITWGLVIVAMCFIHNVWMFYGLRFLLGVAEAGFFPGVLLYFTQWLPDSSRGRASAIFLGGSATAYIVTGPITGALLELHGVGGFAGWRWMFVLEGLFSIVVGFVAGFFLVSRIEDAKWLTAEEKDALGAAVARDEEARSRAPRVSRLKLLVHPQVALLTTVFFAMALTGYAITFWLPSLVEEIGGLSPFQIGLLSAIPWICAVIAMYSVSRFTDRAPDRRPYLAAALVLSATGTFLATLGSPWFGLAAITLAAVGGKCAATLFWPMAQSGLDLRIAAPGLAVVNSLGNLGGFVSPTLFGYLKDTTGTTNGGLYTLSAASLLAVLGVTLIHRSGGGTGTPSGADEPATVQGRLATGDAR, encoded by the coding sequence ATGTCAGAACGCGTCATACCCGATGCCGAACGGCGTGCCGTCGGCAAGTTCCTGCGCCGCATGCTGCCGATCCTCGTCCTGATGCTGCTGATCAACCAGATGGACCGGACGAACGTCGGCTTCGTGCAGGACGAGCTACGGGCCGACGTCGGGGTGAGCGCCACCGCGTACGGACTCGGCGCGGGTCTCTTCTTCATCGGGTACGCCCTGTTCGAAGTACCCAGCAACATGCTCCTGGAGCGCTTCGGGGCCCGCGTCTGGCTGACCCGCATCATGATCACCTGGGGTCTGGTGATCGTGGCGATGTGCTTCATCCACAACGTATGGATGTTCTACGGGCTGCGCTTCCTCCTCGGTGTCGCGGAGGCCGGCTTCTTCCCCGGTGTCCTCCTCTACTTCACCCAGTGGCTGCCGGACTCCAGCCGGGGCCGGGCGAGCGCGATCTTCCTGGGCGGCTCGGCCACGGCGTACATCGTGACCGGGCCGATCACGGGGGCGCTGCTGGAACTGCACGGCGTCGGCGGGTTCGCCGGATGGCGCTGGATGTTCGTGCTGGAAGGGCTGTTCTCCATCGTCGTCGGCTTCGTCGCCGGGTTCTTCCTCGTCTCCCGCATCGAGGACGCCAAGTGGCTCACCGCGGAGGAGAAGGACGCGCTGGGCGCGGCGGTCGCACGGGACGAGGAGGCGCGCAGCCGGGCCCCCAGGGTGTCGCGGCTGAAGCTGCTGGTCCACCCTCAGGTCGCACTGCTGACCACGGTGTTCTTCGCGATGGCCCTCACCGGGTACGCCATCACCTTCTGGCTTCCCAGTCTGGTCGAGGAGATCGGCGGGCTGTCGCCGTTCCAGATCGGTCTGCTGTCGGCGATCCCGTGGATCTGCGCGGTGATCGCGATGTACTCGGTGAGCCGGTTCACCGACCGCGCCCCCGACCGCCGTCCCTACCTGGCCGCCGCCCTGGTCCTGTCCGCCACGGGCACCTTCCTGGCCACGCTGGGCTCCCCCTGGTTCGGCCTGGCGGCCATCACGCTGGCCGCGGTCGGCGGGAAGTGCGCGGCCACCCTGTTCTGGCCCATGGCGCAGTCGGGGCTCGACCTGAGGATCGCCGCGCCGGGGCTCGCGGTCGTCAACTCTCTTGGAAACCTGGGCGGTTTCGTCTCCCCCACCCTCTTCGGCTACCTCAAGGACACGACCGGCACGACCAACGGCGGCCTGTACACACTGTCCGCGGCCTCCCTGCTCGCGGTGCTCGGCGTGACACTGATCCACCGGAGTGGCGGCGGGACGGGAACACCTTCGGGTGCCGACGAACCCGCCACCGTGCAGGGAAGGTTGGCGACGGGTGACGCGCGGTGA
- a CDS encoding VOC family protein, with amino-acid sequence MPVVLFAGIPVNDYTAALSWYERLFGSPPTFFPNDAEAVWELSEHRYVYIEHRPGRGGHALHTVFVDDLDARVAGIAGRGLEPRTRETYANGVRKVTYEDPDGNEIGFGGGPL; translated from the coding sequence ATGCCCGTCGTCCTCTTCGCAGGTATTCCCGTGAACGACTACACAGCGGCGCTCTCCTGGTACGAGCGTCTGTTCGGCTCCCCGCCGACGTTCTTCCCGAACGACGCGGAGGCCGTGTGGGAGCTGTCCGAGCACCGGTATGTGTACATCGAGCACCGGCCCGGACGCGGCGGCCACGCCCTGCACACCGTCTTCGTCGACGACCTGGACGCCCGCGTCGCCGGGATCGCCGGGCGGGGCCTGGAGCCCAGGACCCGCGAGACCTACGCGAACGGCGTACGCAAGGTCACGTACGAGGATCCGGACGGGAACGAGATCGGGTTCGGCGGCGGTCCGCTCTGA